In one Alosa alosa isolate M-15738 ecotype Scorff River chromosome 14, AALO_Geno_1.1, whole genome shotgun sequence genomic region, the following are encoded:
- the skor1a gene encoding SKI family transcriptional corepressor 1a isoform X5: protein MEPIPGQLPAGRDSSSSPNSKQELQPYSSSNSLKPNQVSETALYGVPIVSLVIDGQERLCLAQISNTLLKNYSYNEIHNRRVALGITCVQCTPVQLEILRRAGAMPISSRRCGMITKREAERLCKSFLGAHAPPKLPENFAFDVSHECAWGSRGSFIPARYNSSRAKCIKCSYCNMYFSPNKFIFHSHRTPESKYTQPDAANFNSWRRHLKLTDKSASDDVSHAWEDVKAMFNGGSRKRTMPLSGSEMSSSLKSHAASSNITQTSSPEVPHKTLRCEDDRGALGLTNSVRNYPVIPVPSKGFGVLQKIPPPIFPHPYGFPTFGLCHKKDDSIADQNKTNVPGVFWPGVKDNIYPSFPMFWPTAGGLPMSYPQPQPKPHTDLISTRQSETELSDQNDRGSITPKDSLFDSERCSSSQSTRNEEEKSGDEARSTEGHPSTPRKVSYISAFRPVVKDAESIAKLYGNREAYTGARSGYLSPDFVSESSSYRSISPDVDSGEDPDVDVESNKLPEDEESIQLSVEDHHSPQGRISSQANPDESEDSETRPTQQPDDLQRVLFSEAGSSDDERLSKHVPESKDAVVYEVYAHEKDGHLLSSTASHLVSKFPQSPRETIDSIKQSVIPTEDESDLQKTYDVSKDSSSDEAMRDEVPRTGKGIENMAKEELQKQLVEQVELRKKLEREFQNLKDNFQDQMKRELSYREEMVQQLQIVREAHDALHHFSCKMLTPRHCAGTCTFKPPLLPP, encoded by the exons ATGGAGCCAATACCCGGCCAGTTGCCAGCGGGACGAGATTCCAGCTCTTCCCCAAATTCAAAACAGGAACTGCAACCCTATTCTAGCTCCAATTCTCTTAAGCCGAATCAAGTCAGTGAGACTGCATTATACGGAGTGCCTATAGTTTCTTTGGTGATAGATGGGCAAGAAAGGCTTTGTTTGGCTCAGATATCTAACACACTCTTGAAGAACTACAGCTATAACGAGATACACAACCGACGCGTCGCTCTTGGGATCACTTGTGTGCAGTGCACCCCGGTTCAGCTCGAGATTCTGAGGCGGGCGGGGGCGATGCCCATCTCATCCAGACGCTGCGGGATGATAACCAAGCGCGAGGCAGAGAGGCTCTGTAAATCCTTCCTTGGGGCCCATGCGCCACCGAAATTGCCTGAAAATTTTGCATTTGACGTCTCTCACGAGTGCGCATGGGGAAGCAGGGGTAGTTTCATTCCAGCTCGATATAACAGCTCAAGAGCAAAATGTATCAAGTGCTCCTACTGTAATATGTATTTTTCTCCGAACAAATTTATCTTTCACTCCCATCGTACACCTGAAtctaaatacacacaaccagacGCAGCAAACTTCAATTCATGGAGACGCCACCTGAAACTCACCGACAAGAGCGCGTCCGATGACGTGAGTCATGCTTGGGAGGACGTGAAGGCCATGTTTAACGGCGGGAGCCGGAAAAGGACGATGCCACTTAGTGGGTCAGAAATGTCCTCTTCTCTAAAGTCCCATGCAGCCTCCAGCAACATTACGCAAACTAGTTCACCCGAGGTTCCGCACAAAACCCTACGCTGTGAAGACGATCGCGGTGCTCTCGGTTTGACCAACAGTGTACGCAACTATCCTGTCATCCCTGTGCCCAGCAAAGGATTTGGGGTACTACAGAAGATCCCACCACCAATCTTTCCACATCCCTATGGATTCCCTACATTTGGATTGTGTCATAAGAAGGACGACAGTATTGCAGACCAAAATAAGACCAACGTTCCAGGTGTGTTTTGGCCAGGAGTAAAGGACAATATTTACCCATCCTTCCCTATGTTTTGGCCCACGGCAGGCGGCCTACCAATGTCATATCCACAACCACAGCCCAAACCGCATACAGATCTAATTTCCACGCGACAAAGTGAGACCGAACTATCTGACCAAAATGATCGAGGCTCCATCACACCCAAAGACAGCCTCTTTGATAGTGAGCGCTGCTCAAGTTCTCAGTCCACGAGGAACGAAGAGGAAAAGTCTGGGGACGAGGCCAGGTCAACGGAGGGACATCCCAGCACGCCTCGAAAGGTGAGCTACATATCTGCTTTCAGGCCAGTTGTGAAAGACGCTGAGAGCATTGCTAAACTATACGGCAACAGGGAGGCATATACAGGGGCTCGTTCAGGTTACCTATCACCTGACTTTGTCAGTGAAAGTTCCAGTTACCGCTCCATCTCTCCAGACGTTGACAGTGGAGAAGACCCGGATGTTGACGTGGAATCGAATAAATTACCAGAAGATGAAGAGTCAATTCAACTTTCCGTTGAAGATCATCACAGTCCCCAGGGGCGGATCTCGTCTCAGGCCAATCCCGATGAAAGTGAAGATTCGGAGACTCGACCAACACAGCAACCGGATGATCTCCAGAGAGTTTTGTTCAGCGAGGCGGGGTCATCTGATGACGAGCGGCTGAGCAAGCACGTGCCAGAGAGTAAAGATGCTGTGGTGTACGAA GTGTATGCCCATGAAAAGGATGGACACCTGCTCTCGTCTACAGCATCTCATTTAGTATCCAAATTTCCCCAGAGTCCGCGGGAGACCATTG ATTCAATTAAGCAAAGCGTCATTCCAACGGAGGACGAATCTGATTTGCAGAAAACCTACGATGTATCCAAAGACAGCTCGA GTGACGAGGCGATGCGCGATGAGGTACCCAGAACTGGAAAAGGCATTGAAAATATGGCGAAAG AGGAGCTTCAAAAACAGCTGGTGGAGCAAGTGGAGCTCAGGAAGAAGCTAGAGCGAGAATTTCAAAATTTAAAAG ATAATTTTCAGGATCAGATGAAGAGAGAGCTGTCATATCGAGAGGAAATGGTACAACAGCTACAGATTGTTCGAG AAGCTCATGATGCTCTTCACCACTTCTCATGCAAGATGCTGACCCCTCGTCACTGCGCTGGGACCTGCACGTTCAAACCGCCTCTCCTTCCACCTTAA
- the skor1a gene encoding SKI family transcriptional corepressor 1a isoform X6, whose translation MEPIPGQLPAGRDSSSSPNSKQELQPYSSSNSLKPNQVSETALYGVPIVSLVIDGQERLCLAQISNTLLKNYSYNEIHNRRVALGITCVQCTPVQLEILRRAGAMPISSRRCGMITKREAERLCKSFLGAHAPPKLPENFAFDVSHECAWGSRGSFIPARYNSSRAKCIKCSYCNMYFSPNKFIFHSHRTPESKYTQPDAANFNSWRRHLKLTDKSASDDVSHAWEDVKAMFNGGSRKRTMPLSGSEMSSSLKSHAASSNITQTSSPEVPHKTLRCEDDRGALGLTNSVRNYPVIPVPSKGFGVLQKIPPPIFPHPYGFPTFGLCHKKDDSIADQNKTNVPGVFWPGVKDNIYPSFPMFWPTAGGLPMSYPQPQPKPHTDLISTRQSETELSDQNDRGSITPKDSLFDSERCSSSQSTRNEEEKSGDEARSTEGHPSTPRKVSYISAFRPVVKDAESIAKLYGNREAYTGARSGYLSPDFVSESSSYRSISPDVDSGEDPDVDVESNKLPEDEESIQLSVEDHHSPQGRISSQANPDESEDSETRPTQQPDDLQRVLFSEAGSSDDERLSKHVPESKDAVVYEVYAHEKDGHLLSSTASHLVSKFPQSPRETIDSIKQSVIPTEDESDLQKTYDVSKDSSSDEAMRDEVPRTGKGIENMAKEELQKQLVEQVELRKKLEREFQNLKDNFQDQMKRELSYREEMVQQLQIVRAHDALHHFSCKMLTPRHCAGTCTFKPPLLPP comes from the exons ATGGAGCCAATACCCGGCCAGTTGCCAGCGGGACGAGATTCCAGCTCTTCCCCAAATTCAAAACAGGAACTGCAACCCTATTCTAGCTCCAATTCTCTTAAGCCGAATCAAGTCAGTGAGACTGCATTATACGGAGTGCCTATAGTTTCTTTGGTGATAGATGGGCAAGAAAGGCTTTGTTTGGCTCAGATATCTAACACACTCTTGAAGAACTACAGCTATAACGAGATACACAACCGACGCGTCGCTCTTGGGATCACTTGTGTGCAGTGCACCCCGGTTCAGCTCGAGATTCTGAGGCGGGCGGGGGCGATGCCCATCTCATCCAGACGCTGCGGGATGATAACCAAGCGCGAGGCAGAGAGGCTCTGTAAATCCTTCCTTGGGGCCCATGCGCCACCGAAATTGCCTGAAAATTTTGCATTTGACGTCTCTCACGAGTGCGCATGGGGAAGCAGGGGTAGTTTCATTCCAGCTCGATATAACAGCTCAAGAGCAAAATGTATCAAGTGCTCCTACTGTAATATGTATTTTTCTCCGAACAAATTTATCTTTCACTCCCATCGTACACCTGAAtctaaatacacacaaccagacGCAGCAAACTTCAATTCATGGAGACGCCACCTGAAACTCACCGACAAGAGCGCGTCCGATGACGTGAGTCATGCTTGGGAGGACGTGAAGGCCATGTTTAACGGCGGGAGCCGGAAAAGGACGATGCCACTTAGTGGGTCAGAAATGTCCTCTTCTCTAAAGTCCCATGCAGCCTCCAGCAACATTACGCAAACTAGTTCACCCGAGGTTCCGCACAAAACCCTACGCTGTGAAGACGATCGCGGTGCTCTCGGTTTGACCAACAGTGTACGCAACTATCCTGTCATCCCTGTGCCCAGCAAAGGATTTGGGGTACTACAGAAGATCCCACCACCAATCTTTCCACATCCCTATGGATTCCCTACATTTGGATTGTGTCATAAGAAGGACGACAGTATTGCAGACCAAAATAAGACCAACGTTCCAGGTGTGTTTTGGCCAGGAGTAAAGGACAATATTTACCCATCCTTCCCTATGTTTTGGCCCACGGCAGGCGGCCTACCAATGTCATATCCACAACCACAGCCCAAACCGCATACAGATCTAATTTCCACGCGACAAAGTGAGACCGAACTATCTGACCAAAATGATCGAGGCTCCATCACACCCAAAGACAGCCTCTTTGATAGTGAGCGCTGCTCAAGTTCTCAGTCCACGAGGAACGAAGAGGAAAAGTCTGGGGACGAGGCCAGGTCAACGGAGGGACATCCCAGCACGCCTCGAAAGGTGAGCTACATATCTGCTTTCAGGCCAGTTGTGAAAGACGCTGAGAGCATTGCTAAACTATACGGCAACAGGGAGGCATATACAGGGGCTCGTTCAGGTTACCTATCACCTGACTTTGTCAGTGAAAGTTCCAGTTACCGCTCCATCTCTCCAGACGTTGACAGTGGAGAAGACCCGGATGTTGACGTGGAATCGAATAAATTACCAGAAGATGAAGAGTCAATTCAACTTTCCGTTGAAGATCATCACAGTCCCCAGGGGCGGATCTCGTCTCAGGCCAATCCCGATGAAAGTGAAGATTCGGAGACTCGACCAACACAGCAACCGGATGATCTCCAGAGAGTTTTGTTCAGCGAGGCGGGGTCATCTGATGACGAGCGGCTGAGCAAGCACGTGCCAGAGAGTAAAGATGCTGTGGTGTACGAA GTGTATGCCCATGAAAAGGATGGACACCTGCTCTCGTCTACAGCATCTCATTTAGTATCCAAATTTCCCCAGAGTCCGCGGGAGACCATTG ATTCAATTAAGCAAAGCGTCATTCCAACGGAGGACGAATCTGATTTGCAGAAAACCTACGATGTATCCAAAGACAGCTCGA GTGACGAGGCGATGCGCGATGAGGTACCCAGAACTGGAAAAGGCATTGAAAATATGGCGAAAG AGGAGCTTCAAAAACAGCTGGTGGAGCAAGTGGAGCTCAGGAAGAAGCTAGAGCGAGAATTTCAAAATTTAAAAG ATAATTTTCAGGATCAGATGAAGAGAGAGCTGTCATATCGAGAGGAAATGGTACAACAGCTACAGATTGTTCGAG CTCATGATGCTCTTCACCACTTCTCATGCAAGATGCTGACCCCTCGTCACTGCGCTGGGACCTGCACGTTCAAACCGCCTCTCCTTCCACCTTAA